One Anaerolineae bacterium DNA segment encodes these proteins:
- the rpmA gene encoding 50S ribosomal protein L27, producing MAHKKGGGSTRNGRDSESKRLGVKKFGGEYVIPGNIIIRQRGTKFHPGVNVDMGKDYTIFAVQPGYVYFEYARGGRRRISVYPEDPKAKA from the coding sequence ATGGCTCACAAGAAAGGTGGCGGTTCCACCCGCAACGGTCGCGACAGCGAATCCAAGCGCCTTGGCGTCAAGAAGTTTGGCGGCGAGTATGTGATTCCTGGCAACATCATCATCCGCCAGCGCGGCACCAAGTTCCATCCTGGCGTGAATGTGGATATGGGCAAGGATTACACCATTTTCGCTGTACAGCCCGGCTATGTGTACTTTGAGTATGCCCGAGGCGGTCGCCGGCGCATCAGCGTTTACCCTGAGGATCCCAAGGCCAAGGCGTAA
- the rplU gene encoding 50S ribosomal protein L21 — MYAVVRSGGRQYRVEEGAVIDVEKLPYEVGQTVDLDEVLLVADGENATIGHPLVAGARVQATVVDQLRARKILVWKYRPKKRYRRLKGHRQHYTRLRIEKIIPA; from the coding sequence ATGTACGCAGTCGTTCGGAGCGGCGGTCGCCAGTACCGTGTTGAAGAAGGCGCCGTCATCGATGTTGAGAAATTGCCCTACGAGGTTGGCCAGACGGTCGATCTGGATGAGGTGCTGCTGGTCGCCGACGGTGAAAACGCGACGATCGGGCATCCGCTCGTTGCCGGCGCCAGGGTTCAGGCCACGGTGGTGGACCAGCTTCGGGCACGCAAGATCCTGGTCTGGAAGTATCGCCCCAAGAAGCGTTATCGCCGGCTGAAGGGCCATCGTCAGCACTATACCCGCTTGCGGATTGAGAAGATTATCCCGGCCTAG